A genomic window from Rhodococcus oxybenzonivorans includes:
- a CDS encoding transposase, with the protein MPPRKRRSFTAEYKVEAAHRVIDSGRTIAEVARELGLSESLLGEWVKVERRRIAAAEVHGEKPLDTAERAELLRLRRQVGELEKDNAFLVKASAYAATQKNRPGSI; encoded by the coding sequence ATGCCTCCTCGCAAGCGTCGGTCGTTCACGGCCGAGTACAAGGTCGAGGCCGCCCATCGTGTGATCGATTCCGGCCGTACCATCGCAGAAGTGGCCCGGGAGCTGGGCCTGAGCGAGAGCCTGTTGGGTGAGTGGGTCAAAGTCGAGCGACGCAGGATCGCTGCCGCCGAGGTCCATGGAGAAAAACCTCTGGACACGGCCGAACGCGCCGAGTTGCTGCGATTGCGACGGCAGGTCGGCGAGCTCGAGAAAGACAACGCTTTCCTGGTAAAAGCCTCGGCTTATGCTGCGACGCAGAAGAATCGACCCGGTTCGATCTGA
- a CDS encoding helix-turn-helix domain-containing protein, whose product MTRACPNDAGVPPLVFVQLLESQALDPDAVARLRNIMAREGTDEATLIQRDTQVPLRWFREVYPELDVDQATLLGFAFAEQAQLTSFGPLSFPLVSAGSVAEIVELLTYLPLISTAVSPQFHPSEHGLTVGLTGHTRDSALDCLVVTYSGSALLRLLDMLAGEVQTVTLHLSWPAPAFPTNYEDMLAGRLFFDAPMSFLHIPADTLNEVCRFSDPVAYRHAIADLQRTLDQRSGTTSFSEKVRRLLEKDPGQRSSQWVAHELSISTSTLKRRLAEEGTTFRGLHQSFLRERAMLRLLDRSMSVSEIATDLGYSDLTNFSHTFKRWTGRSPSEFRRT is encoded by the coding sequence ATGACGCGGGCGTGCCCCAATGACGCGGGTGTGCCCCCGCTCGTGTTCGTGCAGCTGCTCGAGAGCCAAGCGCTCGACCCAGACGCCGTCGCACGGCTTCGTAACATCATGGCACGCGAAGGAACCGACGAGGCGACGCTGATCCAGCGTGACACCCAGGTCCCGTTACGGTGGTTTCGGGAGGTCTACCCCGAACTCGATGTCGACCAGGCAACCCTGCTCGGTTTCGCGTTCGCTGAACAGGCCCAATTGACGTCCTTCGGCCCGTTGAGTTTTCCGTTGGTCAGCGCAGGCTCAGTGGCCGAGATCGTGGAGCTGCTCACCTATCTGCCGTTGATTTCGACAGCGGTCAGCCCCCAGTTTCACCCAAGTGAGCACGGCCTCACCGTCGGGCTCACCGGACACACACGTGATTCGGCCCTGGACTGCCTGGTCGTCACCTACAGTGGGTCGGCGCTACTGCGACTGCTTGACATGCTCGCCGGCGAGGTGCAGACCGTTACACTCCACTTGAGTTGGCCAGCGCCCGCCTTCCCGACCAATTACGAGGACATGCTAGCCGGGCGCCTGTTCTTCGACGCTCCGATGTCGTTCCTCCACATCCCCGCTGACACTCTCAACGAGGTCTGCCGGTTCTCTGATCCCGTCGCGTATCGACACGCCATCGCCGATCTGCAACGAACTCTCGACCAGCGCAGCGGAACCACGTCGTTCTCGGAGAAGGTGAGACGGCTGTTGGAGAAGGACCCCGGACAGAGAAGTAGCCAGTGGGTCGCGCACGAGCTGTCGATATCCACCAGCACACTCAAGCGGCGCCTTGCCGAGGAGGGGACCACCTTTCGCGGGTTGCACCAGTCATTCCTGCGCGAACGCGCGATGCTGCGGCTACTCGACCGATCAATGTCGGTGAGTGAGATCGCCACGGATCTCGGATACAGCGACCTCACCAACTTCTCACACACCTTCAAGCGATGGACCGGCCGCTCCCCGAGCGAGTTCCGGCGCACATAA
- a CDS encoding 2Fe-2S iron-sulfur cluster-binding protein gives MAVVTFVSHDGETHEAALVEGQSLMQVATDNAVPGIDGDCGGETACGTCHVIVDPQWSDVVGLSGADEEEMLAMNPERQPTSRLSCQMVGSEEWDGLVVRTPEFQL, from the coding sequence ATGGCAGTTGTCACTTTTGTCTCCCACGACGGCGAGACGCATGAGGCGGCTTTGGTGGAAGGTCAGTCGCTGATGCAGGTTGCTACCGATAATGCGGTGCCCGGGATCGATGGGGACTGTGGTGGAGAAACGGCGTGCGGGACCTGCCATGTGATCGTCGATCCGCAATGGTCCGACGTGGTGGGCCTCTCGGGTGCCGATGAAGAAGAGATGCTCGCGATGAACCCTGAGCGGCAACCTACCTCTCGGCTGTCCTGCCAGATGGTGGGCTCAGAGGAATGGGACGGCTTGGTCGTCCGAACACCCGAGTTCCAACTGTGA
- a CDS encoding cytochrome P450: MKVSETIGDKVQSAIPMDLQIRGAHLYDKTRRWVTGTNGTKMFVESPIPPVEDVELADIDLSNPFLYRQGRWQSYFERVRNEAPVHYQPNSAFGPFWSVTRHADIVAVDKNHAVFSAEPFIVIGVPPRFLDIEMFIAMDPPRHDRQRAAVQGVVAPKNLREMEGLIRSRVQEVLDNLPVDQPFDWVQNVSIELTARMLATLLDFPYEQRRKLVYWSDLATSMEQANGGPSDNDEVFEGMRDMARGLSALWHDKAARTAAGEEPGFDLITMLQSNESTKDLIDRPMEFLGNLVLLIVGGNDTTRNSMSGGVLALNRFPDQFEKLKANPGLIPNMNSEIIRWQTPLAYMRRIAKADTVLNGQFIRKGDKVVMWYASGNRDERVFERPDDFIIDRANARNHIAFGFGVHRCMGNRLAEMQLRILWEELLPRFENIEVVGEPEYVQSNFVRGISKMMVRLTPKSGT, translated from the coding sequence GTGAAGGTTTCCGAGACGATCGGCGACAAGGTTCAGTCGGCCATCCCGATGGATCTGCAGATCCGGGGCGCACACCTCTATGACAAGACCCGACGCTGGGTGACCGGAACGAATGGGACGAAGATGTTCGTCGAGAGCCCCATCCCGCCGGTCGAGGATGTCGAACTCGCCGACATCGACCTCAGCAACCCTTTCCTCTATCGGCAGGGGCGTTGGCAGTCGTACTTCGAGCGCGTGCGTAACGAGGCGCCAGTGCACTACCAGCCCAACAGTGCGTTCGGTCCGTTCTGGTCCGTCACTCGCCATGCCGACATCGTGGCCGTCGACAAGAATCATGCGGTGTTTTCCGCCGAACCGTTCATCGTCATCGGTGTCCCGCCTCGCTTTCTCGATATCGAGATGTTCATCGCGATGGATCCGCCTCGCCACGACAGGCAGCGGGCCGCGGTTCAGGGTGTGGTCGCACCGAAAAACCTGCGTGAGATGGAGGGGCTCATTCGATCGCGCGTTCAGGAGGTGCTGGACAACCTGCCCGTGGATCAGCCATTCGACTGGGTTCAGAATGTCTCGATCGAGCTGACCGCTCGGATGCTCGCGACTCTCCTGGACTTCCCGTACGAGCAGCGTCGCAAGCTCGTCTACTGGTCCGATCTCGCGACCTCGATGGAGCAAGCCAACGGCGGTCCCTCGGACAACGACGAGGTGTTCGAAGGCATGCGCGACATGGCGCGCGGTCTCAGCGCGCTATGGCACGACAAGGCGGCCCGGACAGCTGCCGGGGAGGAACCCGGCTTCGATCTGATCACCATGTTGCAGAGCAACGAGAGCACTAAGGACCTGATCGACCGCCCGATGGAGTTCTTGGGCAACCTTGTGTTGCTGATCGTCGGAGGGAACGACACGACCCGGAACTCGATGAGCGGCGGTGTCCTTGCGCTGAACCGGTTCCCAGACCAGTTCGAGAAGCTGAAGGCCAATCCCGGCCTGATCCCCAACATGAACTCGGAGATCATCAGGTGGCAGACACCGTTGGCTTACATGCGCCGAATTGCAAAGGCCGACACCGTCTTGAACGGGCAGTTCATCCGCAAGGGTGACAAGGTAGTGATGTGGTACGCCTCGGGCAACCGCGACGAGCGTGTGTTCGAGCGACCCGATGACTTCATCATCGACCGGGCCAACGCCCGCAACCACATCGCCTTCGGGTTCGGCGTACACCGGTGCATGGGCAACCGACTGGCCGAGATGCAGCTGCGAATTCTCTGGGAGGAGTTGCTCCCCCGCTTCGAGAACATCGAGGTCGTCGGCGAACCCGAGTACGTGCAGTCCAACTTCGTGAGGGGTATCAGCAAGATGATGGTGCGCCTCACCCCGAAATCCGGCACATGA
- a CDS encoding NAD(P)/FAD-dependent oxidoreductase: MTSQRALIIGASHAGAQLAASLRQEGWSGEIVLIGDESAAPYQRPPLSKAYLAGKRVLDEITIRSADFYSKQRIQLLDAHVEAIDRSAGHIVLSTGETLTYDKLALCTGARPRQLRVPGAELAGVHYLRTAADVEMIRTSATPGRRVVIVGGGYIGLETAASLRALDLEVTVLEATTRVLERVTAPDVSTFFERIHREEGVDIRTNARVDALTGDRTVREVTLDSGESIPADLIIVGIGVEPNTDLADAAGLVVDNGVVIDDHARTEDPDIVAAGDCTSHDMARYGRRIRMESVSSAGEQAKVAASTVCGKSRKIAALPWFWSDQYDLKLQIAGLNTGYDEVVFSGDPTRDRDFSCFYLRGGKLIAADCINRPRDFMFSKRAIMQQLPVDRAELMLGGLARS, from the coding sequence ATGACATCGCAGCGAGCCCTCATCATCGGTGCCAGCCATGCCGGAGCCCAACTCGCGGCGAGTCTGCGCCAGGAAGGGTGGAGCGGTGAGATCGTCCTTATCGGCGACGAGTCGGCGGCTCCGTATCAACGCCCCCCGTTGTCGAAGGCCTACCTGGCCGGCAAACGTGTACTCGACGAGATCACCATCCGCAGTGCGGACTTCTACTCCAAGCAGCGAATCCAGCTTCTGGACGCGCACGTGGAGGCGATCGACCGCTCGGCTGGGCACATCGTTCTGAGCACCGGCGAAACACTGACATACGACAAGCTCGCGCTGTGCACGGGAGCCCGCCCTCGTCAGCTCCGAGTTCCTGGGGCCGAGCTCGCCGGGGTCCATTACCTTCGGACCGCCGCAGACGTCGAGATGATCCGCACGTCCGCCACCCCCGGGCGGCGGGTGGTGATCGTCGGGGGCGGCTACATCGGACTTGAGACGGCCGCCTCGCTGCGGGCACTGGACCTGGAAGTCACCGTGCTCGAAGCAACCACTCGCGTCCTCGAGCGGGTCACTGCTCCCGACGTATCGACGTTCTTCGAACGGATCCACCGAGAGGAGGGCGTCGACATCCGAACGAACGCGAGGGTCGATGCCCTGACCGGTGACCGTACAGTCCGTGAAGTGACTCTGGACAGTGGTGAATCAATTCCTGCCGACCTCATCATCGTCGGCATCGGCGTCGAACCGAACACCGACCTCGCCGACGCTGCGGGTCTCGTGGTCGACAACGGCGTCGTGATCGACGACCATGCCCGGACCGAGGATCCCGACATCGTGGCCGCCGGAGATTGCACAAGCCACGACATGGCCCGTTACGGCCGCCGTATACGCATGGAGTCCGTGTCGAGTGCGGGGGAGCAGGCCAAGGTCGCCGCCTCGACCGTCTGTGGAAAATCTAGGAAGATCGCGGCACTTCCCTGGTTCTGGTCAGACCAATACGATCTCAAGCTGCAGATCGCCGGTCTCAACACCGGTTACGACGAAGTCGTCTTCAGCGGTGACCCCACCCGGGACCGCGACTTCAGTTGCTTCTACCTACGCGGTGGCAAGCTCATCGCCGCCGACTGCATCAACCGCCCCCGCGACTTCATGTTCAGCAAGCGAGCCATCATGCAGCAACTTCCCGTCGATAGGGCCGAGCTGATGCTCGGCGGACTTGCCCGCAGTTGA
- a CDS encoding transglutaminase-like domain-containing protein, with the protein MKQTPVVYLGATEFLDIDHESVRAFTAAAIGDASTDRDKAKRLFAAVRDQIWYDPYTVSEDPAHYRASFVLEAGRAYCVPKAVLLTAVCRAARIPALLGFADVRNHLQTETLRVLMGGTDLFVYHGYSHLYIDGRWLKATPAFNTELCARFGVPPVDFDGDRDALLHAFTADGAQHMEYVRQRGVFDDLPLNAILTELRHTYGPLTLKGTHGTADAFTDTPTNHTQPDRISRGPRSSLETR; encoded by the coding sequence ATGAAGCAGACACCGGTGGTGTACTTGGGGGCGACCGAATTCCTCGACATCGATCACGAGTCCGTCCGGGCGTTCACCGCCGCCGCGATTGGCGATGCGAGCACCGACCGGGACAAGGCGAAGCGCCTCTTCGCCGCCGTCCGCGACCAGATCTGGTACGACCCCTACACAGTCTCAGAGGATCCCGCCCACTATCGAGCGAGTTTTGTCCTCGAGGCCGGGCGAGCCTATTGCGTCCCGAAGGCGGTGCTCTTGACCGCGGTGTGCCGCGCGGCACGGATTCCGGCGCTGCTGGGCTTCGCTGACGTCCGCAATCACCTGCAGACCGAAACGTTGCGAGTGCTCATGGGCGGCACGGACCTGTTCGTCTATCACGGCTACAGCCATCTCTACATCGACGGCCGGTGGTTGAAGGCGACGCCTGCGTTCAACACCGAATTGTGTGCGCGTTTCGGTGTACCGCCGGTGGATTTCGACGGCGATCGCGACGCCCTCCTGCACGCCTTCACCGCCGACGGAGCCCAGCATATGGAGTACGTCCGCCAGCGCGGCGTCTTCGACGACCTGCCTTTGAACGCGATCCTGACCGAGCTTCGGCATACCTATGGACCGCTGACGCTTAAGGGCACTCACGGGACCGCTGACGCTTTCACCGACACACCCACCAACCACACCCAGCCCGACAGGATCTCCCGCGGGCCCCGCTCATCCCTGGAGACCCGATGA